gcctgtatacgtcccactgctaggcacagacctcccctcaatcaaccagagagagtatggagcatactccaccacgctgctccagtgtggGTAATATCAATATACAAATAGTTTTTGAACCGAAATCACCTTAAATAAAGACTTCTATTTCATTCTATTGTATTCTTAATTCAATtcatttcaatttaattgtatcgagtttctttttttaaaattgaagTAGGTAATAAACGTACTATTAAAGTAATTGATGGCTTTAAGGCCGCTTCACGTCCGGCGTTGCCTCATAAGCAACGGATGCCAAAAGACCTTAGGTTAGAAAACCATTGGATAAAGGAAACTCTACTTAAAACTTAAGGAGCTATCGAATTGTGAGAAACATCAGAGAGATtagaatggccacatcaaagcaattcatctaagaaagcaatattgcaatttgacatttgcgcataataaaattaagtgcgcaatgtaaataACTGTCAATAttgcaaatagcaatattgctttcttaaatgaattgcttctatatgGCCAtttgtgaaacgattgatgaatgtggaggaagcaagagaagtgtgtcagctaggctcgaagcaaatggaatcccatagtctctgcttaccccggtggaaaataggtgtgattttatgtatgcatgtgaattctgttttttttacaaatcatAGAGTTAAATGTAGGTAGTTACCCCTAACACGGCACACAGCAGTGggcatcgtacggctgatgatgatgagttaccTCTTGCAGTTAGGTAATTGAGAATTTTCCCTACGAATATGAAGTTGTTCTAGTTTTGTTGGCAAACAACTTTCGATAAAAaaaacgtcaaacataatttaattttgatcaTGATAAACagtaacaatataaataatagtgtACATCTAGCAtgtcaaaataattataaaaaaaaaacctttcatAATTCATACGTAGCGGTGAAAGGCAGTCTCACATATCGCAGacgagataaaaaataaaagaaagaagttttttttcttGCTTTTTGTTACATGTTGTGTAATTTAGGAACCTTTGCGTTAACAAGTCAAATGTATGTTTCATTAGGCACTGTATTTTATGTTGATTGTGTTTTTTTAGcactgttattatttttatgaaaatttataTCCATGCTACGCAATAGTTACTGCTACGGCGTAGCGCGTCCGTAGCAAAGATTTTGTAAATTACCACAATGGCGTTTCGAAGCAGATTTAGAGAATAGGTATTTTGTTACAAAGAATTAGAAAAATCCTGAAGAATTATCCTGTCGCTAGGCTATTACGTCACTAGGCACTTAAAAGTAGGCATTTTCTTGGCCAATATATAGACAGTgttttttaagtattgtttttgaAATAGAATAAAAGATAATATGACTGGAACATTCATAAATTTTTAGGCTCACAAATTGTTATAAATAACAAGTGTGCCCACCTGCCCTCTATCGGAATAAGTTAAAACTAAAACACTGGTGCTGCGCACTTTCTAAACCTTTGCCACACACAATATTCACATAGCTACGCATAATATAGTTTTAGTTTACCGGTGTAGATGGCGCTattatattactaataaaatataccCACATACATTCATAACCATATGCCCGTAAACCCTTAAGGTACTGGCAGAGCCATGAGTAAttagaacacataataacgggttcttaccgcgtttaaagcagggatatccCGATacttcgacactgttgcaagtgccatgatcacgggatgactgctgagattggagtggagtaggtagatccataattttctacagaTAGACATATAATCTGTCTACCAtgtttctttgccgcttgtttatgcatttgatatttataataatatatattatgatatttgataataaccgcgtaaacttaaaacaaagtaatTAGAAGTCATAAAATGGATATGATTAACCATACACAGCAGATAAGAAGGCAAAGGAGGGAGCTTCTTTTTTTCACATAGGCGGTATTTGTTTGCTATGTCTATGCCCAATCCAATagaattaatttacttacacaCTCTGTCACATAGTTCACACAAAACAGTCTATATACCACGCCTCCTAGATAATTCGATAACCCCTTACTTCTAATCACATTATGCTTAAGTTTTCTTGTACGTATGTGTACATGAAAACAGTAATATTCGTGTGAGAGGCTGCATTCAACAATAGGACAATACAGTCTTTGTTTTCTATGAAGTAACACTGCTAGTTACTAAGTACACGCGTAAGCTGACAACGTTACGATATGCACTATTAGTATGGAACCTTTGTTTGTTGATAACTGTGATAACCTGTGTGGTAATGTTTTTGTAAGTGaatctacattttttttctttgttcacAGGTAAGTACATCACACGAAGGAAAGAAATTGCGCATGTAGGTAAGTGGTAGAGTCGGAAAAAGAACGCctagaccaggggcctgtttaataaaacttacaattgtaaattacaacgacaatttggtgttcattacgtagctaatatgaaactgcaaaatatttgtgatcacaaactccgcaatgtacatcaaattgtcattgtaatttacaattgtaagttttattaaacaggccccaggtatgctcaatcctataacaagccgccattgctagccctttgaagacgtaagtgttaccactgtgttaccattaaattgatatctccagaattccaaggacgtaaattttattattgaaaattaagttaagtactggctaatgtatttaattacttttacttgtcacataatataaaaatcattacaacTGTAActaaatttccttgcaaagtaaatataaaaacattggtcgtgggtaatttattttttacaaaatggcaatgcATGGTTGGATGACGTcaactgggctaaccttgaaatgagctgtcacttttgagcctatctgattttcttataccatcagatattataaataaagtCCGGAGGGTTAACCAATTTGACACTTAGATAATTAGATAAGGCCCCTTGTGAAGTGAACTCGTGAATTTGATGAGAGCGAAAAACGGAAAAGTTTTGTGTCAAAAATCGCAATCgcgatctctgcctaccccagtggAAAGTGTGCGtgattatatttgtatattacACACATTTGTTCCGTATCTTCTCCTCGCCTATAACGTATTCCGATGcgaaggtaggtaggtggggGGTAGGGGGAAATAAACAGGGGTTCATAAACTTGTTATTCGGAATACTTAGtacttattttcattttcaatataCGTATTCTATGATGTGCTCCTATTTTGAAAATGAACCATTTTTAAAccatataacaaaatataagcTATTTGTGTTGTCATAGTTATCACATTAAAATTAAGAagtatagaaatagaaatagaaatagaaatactctttatttgctttaggTAGAAATATTTCTGATATACTTAATCCAAGAAATATCGCAATAAAGTCCACTCTGTAATTTCTACTCTTTTGATAAATATTCGTAATTTATAATACCAATACTTACagctaaatttaaattaaataacaaatccTTTATACAAAGTGAAAGATTTTTTACCGGGAATTAGATAAGTGTATTCACTTCAGCACAGTGTTGAATGTCATAATAATCACATCACGAGAACAAAGGTGTAAAGTGATCTTTATATCCACGTTATTAATTGTCGCTAATATATTATTAGATGCGGTAAGAGGAAAGCTTATGTAATTTGAAGTTTTTATATACTTCCTAGGCTtcctaggtaggtaggtttattaaaaacatcatagaaggaaagagaggaaggagaagaacaagaagagcttacatggaacagattaaagaaaaggttaacgtcgtgtcttatagggaagtcaaggaattagcctttgatagactggaatgaaaAATGCGACACCGACacgagtgtggctcttaaattgatgatgatgaattgtcgctaatataattattagatGCGGTAAGAGGAAAGCTTATGTAATTTgaagtttttataaattaaggtTATATTCTTCCTAGGTAGCATAATATaaaccatcgcaagataaagTAAGTActgtaagtacccacacctctccgagctttctgttagaccaacatactAGATAGTGACCTGTATCGccatctgtaatggtcgagacaactgtgttagtaaaaactgcacttcgtcgtatcgtgtgggttgtgaggtggaataccaacctcatgaaccctggtgtcagtgttactattgagccgccaaagacccttgacatgagtcatttatttatttatttatttattatgccttaacgactacgtacttacatcagtaagtagtaaccagaaccaacggcttaacgtgccttccaaagcacggatcgtcttactttcggacaatcaggtgatcagcctgtaatgtcttaacaaAACTAGTAATTTttaccacaaagtaatttttgtgatatgtccccaccgggaatcgaacccaggacctccggatcgtgagcccaacgctcaaccactagaccacagaagccgttacTGCACTTAtagttaataactcattggtgcaagtccggtaccgggtattgaaccggcgctccccgtttaagAAGCAACCCGGTGAACCACAAGTCACAGTGACTTCCTAGGTGAGGTTAAGGTTATTTATGAAAGGTAATGACAcacacatataacataaacagcctatatacgtcccactgctggacacaggcctcccctcaatcaaccggagggggtatggaacatactccaccacgctgctcctctgcgggttggtggaggtgtttttacggctaatagccgacaTGACATAAGGtaataacattaattaaaaaaaaaatgatttgaaATTCTTATACACGGCAAATCTTATCATTGATGAACATGTAAATGAACATTCCTTTGTATTCGTGAATGCGATAATTGCCAATGAACATTAATAAAATACGTAAAAACACTATACAATACTATGTCCTTTCATTAAATGTAGGTTAAgcaaaggaaaaataaataaaccaatgCATTTGGTACTATTAACTCGAAGAATGTCGGTCAAGATCTTTTCCCACATTACAGTACTCCAATATGTATGTagattaaaaaaacaaagtgaGAACAAAAACTATAATCTGctgcagggttactattgtgcaATACACTCgagaatttaaattacttacaaattgtaatatagataatacaaacaaaataacaCTGTAACAGAAATTATAGACGTGAATTTAATGGTTTTTATGTGTAAATTTATCAGTGATCGAATAAGCATTCAGGTACTTATTTACCTAAACTTCATAAAATGCTATGAAAGTATGGAAACGGCAtctcaaaacaatttatttgataataaaaatcCCTAGATAGTATAAAACGTTACgatggttttaattttgtaggtttctttaaaacaaaatcattaaGCTGCAGCTGAAGTGTCAACTGGAATAAACGCCAGTTGCCACTGACTTAGCGGTTCTTGTCAATCCCGGATTCCCGTGTATTTTGTAATACAAAACCACTTTCCATATTACTCAACCAACGGAACTCTAGGCAAATAACCGCCGAATCCGATCACTgatcattatccatcttagcaGTAAATTCTCTTCTGTTTATATCTCTGCCCACccttattaaaatcttggtcatgAGTTTATTCTGTGTATGAAtgtattatgaatattttaacatGAATAAATGCGCTCTACATTTGGTATACTAATGCGTGTAGCATATGTGAAATGAATACTTATTTACGTTTGCATTTTTGACAATGTAAGCAATCAAAGTGTCCACATGAGCAAAGAAGACCACAAAACAGGGTTACCAAATGGTCGGCAGACGGTTACCCCACATAGCCTAACCTTAACCAAACGTTACGTAAACAAGTTCAAACCGAGTAATTGCCGAGTCACCGCGAAAACTTCCGACTTCCAATAAAGAGATTAaacttattaaattaatatgtaaaataaatatatgattattattaaagaaaaatagagACTCAAATTATTTAACCAAACCCGGAGCTTTTTTGCGCAATTATACGATTTATTCATGTAGGTAGATGACATTTTTAAATTGGTTAACGTCTTTATTacacttttttaataaagtaactGAGTCAAAACGTACTTATATTTCTATACagctacaaaaaatattttttttattatttttacaaattttcatttattaaaatatgtctAAGGGcattgttattttactatttatccCGTAAGCTACGCGTACGGCGagcatttctttttatttctgaATTACTTACTGTCCTTTATTATCCTACGATAGTCTTCGCTACACAAACTCTTCAGGACGGTCCAAACGGACCATACGTATTGCCATGAAGCTAGTTTAAGACCACGTTTAGTCATCTAGGTAACCTTTCAAATAGTTTGTAGTCTATATGAACTCGCGGCCCTTCACCGGACGCAGTAATGACGCACTTATTCCAATACATATCCTGAATGTATAATTTCTGCTCGAATTGCTTCTATAAATGACTAGTTAGCTCCTAATAActaacaaattatttaaaatgacACCAAGCTGTTCTTGAAACCAGATTATAGTTTTGAATCTATTGGAAATATCAACTTACCATATTATTCATTTTTGCTTAACATTGAGTGATACATTTTACCAACTCactaattattttatacattatttttttaataggtttTTAATATTTACTAGTTATGTTGTCGTAAGTTCATAATGTTTGTTGTGTCAGTATTATTCAACTCTACCGGCTTGCACTCGTGCagatcaaaatattatattatacaatcgAGTGTTGGCAAAAAACCGTGAAGGTCAACCATTGTCACTCGTTTGGTCATACCATTTCTGTATTTAGTAGTTTCTTGACCTCTACAACCATTTCCtacaatcaaaaataaaacaacggaactcttttttattgtatttttttatctcaTTATCTCTCGTATTTTACAATCGACCTTAAACCTAAGAAAATGGTAACCTTTTAATCACTATACACGTACGCCCATACATACATGACATGAGAagtataaatatacaaaaataatggaATTTTGTTGCTGGCGTCCCGGCCGTAGTTCACAAACTTGGCGAGATTATAAATAAGGTTAGTGATTGGCGGATGAACACTATGAAACTAGTTTATGATATCCTAGTGGCTGTAGTAGGAGCCTCCGAAGCTGAGGTGTCCAAGCGAGTGGCCGTCGTGCTCGCCGACGAGGACGGGGACCTTCACGGGGACGGGGTAGGGCTTCTCTACCGGGACGGGGATGTGCTTCTCCACGTGCACGGGGTACGGCCTGTCAACGGGCACCTTCACGGGCACGGGGTAGGGCTTCTCAACTGGGTAGGGCACGTGCTTGTACACGGGGTAGGGCTCGGGCACGGGCACCTTCACGGGGACAGCCACGGGCCTCTCAACATGCACTGGGTAAGGCCTGTCAACGGGCACTTGCACGTGCACGGGGTAAGGCTTCTCTACGGGCACAGGAACGGGCACGGGTTTCTCCACGGGGTAGGGCTGGGGCACATGGACGGGGTACGGCCTGTCAACGGGCACTTTGACGGGGACACCGACGTGCTTGATCACAGGGTAAGGCTGGGGAACGGGAACCTTAACTTCAACGGGGTATGGCACGTGTTTCTCCACGGGGTAGGGCTGGGGCACTGGCACCTTAACGGGGTAAGGGACGTGCTTCTCAACAGGGTAAGGCTGAGGTACGAGAACCTTGACGGGGTAGGGCCTGTCGACTGGGACATGCACGGGGTACGGGACCTTCTTCTCGACGGGGTAGGGAGCGGGAACATGGACTGGGACCTTGACGTACTCCTTCACGTGAACGGGCACGTGTTTGATGACCTCGTAGGGTTGCGGCACGGGGACCTTGACGGGGTAGGGCACGGGCCTCTCCACGGGGTACGGCACGGGCTTCTCGACGGGGTAGGCGACTGGGACTCCCTTGTACAGGGTGACGGTCCTCAGGGTGTCAGTGTGTTCGCCGAGAGGGATGCCATAGCCGTGGGCGGAGTGGGCGCCATCATCGATGACGTTGTAGGCGCCGCCGATGCCGTGGCCGGAGCCGATGTAGCCGACGTCAAGACCGCTGATGCCGTATCCATAACCGAGGTTCAGGAGACCACGTTTGTCCAACTTCTTGTCTAGAGGCTCAGCCTTCTTCTCTGTAGTCTTCTTCTCGCTGGCTGCTGCTGCTGCTACCAGCAGGAAAACTAGACAGACCTGCAATGACAAAATATTATCCTTAGTCTTTCtgcacatattttttattagtggcTACGCAACTAAGGGGCTTGTTCCAGGAAAGCAACTTGGCTCGTGGTATTTTAATAGATTTATGGAATCCAAATAGAACTAAATTGGTCTTAGATAACGGACTAAGCGAAGTGTGATAGAGCCGGTCAAAAAATCAGGAAATATTGTATACGCAACGGACTTCCTATAGTTAACATTGCAGCGCTGTTCAGTCGATGTTAGAAAAAGTATCGCATTGCATGTCTGTCAATATTTATGTTAGTAATTGGAATTTACTAAGGTGTTATGAAGGTAATAAAGAGTCATAAAGATACTGTAATAATAAAACGTGTTCATCATTCGAAATGTAGCCAATATACCAATTAGTTTGTCAATGTTgacgtaatataattatttacgatATCGATCAGTTACAAAATTGATGCGTAGGAACAGGTTTTGgtattaaactttttaaaaatcaGTGCGTATAATTGCTGTGCACTGAACTAGAATTTAGTCAAACTATGTCATATGGAAAGATGTGTTAGATAATTGCTTTCGATGCCTACCCAATGTTATGCTTCGGTGAACCTACATTGCATAGCAAATATTGGGTTCCATAACGTATCATTGGCCGTAGTTACATATTGTTAACTAATGTGCAATGTCTTACCGTAATATGTTTactatgtattatatttatttacaagcaagtttaccaaaaaatataaatatgtgcCTAATAAGAACGAAATTTCACCGAATTAAAAGGCTGATATAATAGCTGGTAAAACCGGGTTATGATTGTATTTATTTCAACGGCCAATTAACATAATCTGTGACACACagcacaattattttatttacttttgtaataaaataaattctaaatGAGCGTTTTGATATTGATCAACTTTGAATTACAACGCATCCTCACTGTCCTTTTGACTCGATCTATATTTTGTATACGGttgactattctattctattcattttAAATTCGGAATTTAAACTGCGGTTGGCGGCAAAAGTTTAAATTTGCTTCTTCTTCTCTGCTCCTTCTTTCATATGGAGTGTAAGGTCATTGACTGACCCCAGCAACACATAAGCTACAAATCCTTTGAATGAAATGTGACAATTACAATAAGTCCAAAAGGTCCAAATTTCTAAGTGAACCCGATGCCTAGCCCGACCACGACGCAGTATATGAAGCTAGTTGCGCAGGCGCATTGCTCTCGCAATATTCCTCATGGGGAAACTATAGACTAGTGTCGTCAGAATATCAAATTATAGGCGATTAGGAATCGATTGCGATTTAAGCTGTGTCGATTATTAGCATTGAATATATATTTTGCGGCAATCTTTGATAAATCATTTCTGTTAGGGATGATGActttacatgaattttgcgactttGGTCTTTGTTCTTAATGACTTTAGGAACAACAAAAGGAGTTTTTTCGGTATAagcttttacttattttttcaaGTTAGGTAATTGAACCCCAAAATAAGCTTTAATGCAATAAAGAAAGAGCCTATTTAACACGTTAATGACAATTTGCCACCCCACTGACAAATTTACAACATATCTCGGGTCAAATATATTTCGTATTTTAACAAGTTGCATCTAATTTCACAGTTGTGTTAGAATACACGTGTCAAATGAAACGGCAAAGATCGAGCTATAAATAAATCATGTGATGTTTGCAAATGTAAACAATGAAAGTGAATCGATTGCATCATCGCAGATGAGATGAATGACCTTGCCCGATACATTTTCTAAACTGGATTTTGACGTGGTCATGAATAGAAAATTTGGGTTAATATGTCATATTTACAGATATATCCGCTTGTGATTACACTACGCTCAAATGCAATTGATATCAACGTATTCATTTTCAGAATAAAAAAGGGTGTTTACTTTTAGAGTCGTAGTgtttattagaaaaatattgaCGTTTATTGTTATCAATTGCATTATGATTAGGCTATAATATGCAGAAGAAAGGTGTTGGTAACTCAAGGAAGTAACAAACCATACATGTGCACGTTTGTTTATACGAAGGGTCAAAATCGTGAGATAAGATTTCCCCGATAAACTTCGTGTcttctttttaaattacaagtgtaatttattcaaaataaagcCGGTGttcttaaaaacaaaattcgaaATTCGACTGATGAAAACATAATATTGTGTCACAATCGACAATGTATTCCAAATTCGACATTTGAATCACGGATGGCGGTGAAAATTTCAAATCGACTATAAATCCTTGAGTGAAATGTGTTTACAAATTCTAGAGGCAACCGAGGACTCTGTAGGTATGAAGtaacataataagtatattacttTCCATGTCGTATGGGTACTTTTATTAGTCTTACTTaaagaaaaatcgaccttatctcTGCCTTATATTGTTACTACAGAAGGATAAACTACATTTTGTAGTAGTCTGTTTTCCTTTGGCGTAAATAAATGGTATTTAACATGCCGTTGTAATGTAAAACTACAAATTGTATCAAAACgaggattttattattatccaaCCAAATTATACAACTTTATATCCTGCAATAAAATCATTACGCCTGATATTCAGACGTTCGAACCCACTAAACAGTTTAAATAACGTATTTAAGCGAAGCGAGTAGTAAATTCACATTGTTTGACAGTAAAACGATGGTAATCAGCTCTTGGAAGTGGGTCGGGCCAGAGATCGGGTCTCGTGGGATAATGCAGCTTCTTATGGCTGTTGCGACATTAGAAGGGGGTCTGCTAACACGCCATGGACGGCATAATTAAGCTAAAGGACTTTTCTATGTCTCTAAGTGGTGCTTGATTGTGTGCAAGGAATTTTATATGTGGTTTCTATCTATCGCCCGCTATTACATAGAAGTAAACATAGTTGGTTAAGAGTCGTGTATATTTAGGGGTACAGACGgtgtgctatgttatgtttaagttaTGTTCTAATGCGATTTTATGTGATGTACAATTGCAGTTTCGAATTAGACGATATTTTGTTCCAataagttgtttttatatttcggAGCAGAGTATTCTATAATTgtattcattatttttctttgtatgtaAATAGGCTTTtagtatttatgttttaatataaaaataatatgttccTCTCATTATAGATTTTcagggaaaatattttaaggAAACTCATAGTAATTTTACATCTACAACGCGTTTAAAATGTCTCGACTTAACAACATAGCTGTTAACACTACCCTAATGGGCCAACATACGTGGCCGCGATCCGAAAGCATCCAATTTAGCAGAAAATCTAGTATTTTTCTCATAAGTCTAGGGACAGGTAAATTCCTAAAGTAGAAAATCTGGTTTACAGACCAATCGAGCCCGTTAAGGTGAGCAAGACTGCAGcggaaaataaattagtttCGTAATGTGTCACCCTTGTTGATTGGGTAACTTATGGAAATATGATGTGCTAATTTTAGCTGATTGCGGCACACAGCCTATAATTTGTGAGGACAAGCTGTTTTTGCTGGTTTAcacttttgaattgaatttgaattttggaacgttctttattaattattctgttatttgtttatttatttgataaattggATTATACCTAATTCTTTGCATGAATAATTAATAACTATTAATATTATCTTGCagtaaatattgtaatatacgAATATTCACATTTCAAGATAAGTATGCAATATTAGGTTGGTCtgttatttgaaattattgttttttatttaataaaattaacaattatttatttgcttatgATTGATAAGTTTTAACGATCGAGTGTTATACAACATACATTACGAAATGTTTTCATTGACGAATTTTCCAATTAttagtgttagatagaaaataaacgCTGGACCTATCAAATAAATGTCACAATActggcttacgtactttgaAAGATCTAATTCTCatcgcgcattgagacgattgtaaaatattattttattaaatttaatcaataattgtactgaactggtcgttctgtttaatattaagtaagtactagaATGTTTTCCAATTATTTCAATTAAGTAGTACGATTGTGCAACAAGCCAGCTAAGACCAGCTCAACTTTGCACTGCAACTTCACGCCTAGGTTTCCTGGACTTTCTTCCTAGATCTC
The Pectinophora gossypiella chromosome 9, ilPecGoss1.1, whole genome shotgun sequence genome window above contains:
- the LOC126369417 gene encoding uncharacterized protein LOC126369417, with product MKIAVCLVFLLVAAAAASEKKTTEKKAEPLDKKLDKRGLLNLGYGYGISGLDVGYIGSGHGIGGAYNVIDDGAHSAHGYGIPLGEHTDTLRTVTLYKGVPVAYPVEKPVPYPVERPVPYPVKVPVPQPYEVIKHVPVHVKEYVKVPVHVPAPYPVEKKVPYPVHVPVDRPYPVKVLVPQPYPVEKHVPYPVKVPVPQPYPVEKHVPYPVEVKVPVPQPYPVIKHVGVPVKVPVDRPYPVHVPQPYPVEKPVPVPVPVEKPYPVHVQVPVDRPYPVHVERPVAVPVKVPVPEPYPVYKHVPYPVEKPYPVPVKVPVDRPYPVHVEKHIPVPVEKPYPVPVKVPVLVGEHDGHSLGHLSFGGSYYSH